One Streptomyces hundungensis DNA segment encodes these proteins:
- a CDS encoding response regulator transcription factor, whose amino-acid sequence MEQTHTGHNGVAATPGAQRRVLVVEDDTTIVDAIAARLRAEGFQVQTALDGPAAVDTAEAWQPDLMVLDIMLPGFDGLEVCRRVQARRPVPVLMLTARDDETDMLVGLGVGADDYMTKPFSMRELAARVHVLLRRVERAALAATTPRTGILRLGELEIDHAQRRVRVRGEDVHLTPTEFDLLSCLANTPRAVLSREQLLAEVWDWADASGTRTVDSHIKALRRKIGAERIRTVHGVGYALETPAP is encoded by the coding sequence ATGGAGCAGACACACACCGGCCACAACGGCGTCGCGGCGACCCCCGGCGCCCAGCGCAGGGTGCTGGTCGTCGAGGACGACACGACGATCGTGGATGCCATCGCGGCGCGCCTGCGGGCCGAGGGCTTCCAGGTGCAGACGGCTCTCGACGGCCCCGCTGCCGTCGACACGGCCGAGGCCTGGCAGCCGGACCTGATGGTCCTCGACATCATGCTGCCGGGCTTCGACGGCCTGGAGGTCTGCCGCCGGGTCCAGGCCCGCAGGCCCGTGCCGGTCCTCATGCTGACGGCCCGCGACGACGAGACCGACATGCTGGTCGGCCTCGGCGTCGGCGCCGACGACTACATGACCAAGCCGTTCTCGATGCGCGAGCTCGCGGCCCGGGTGCACGTCCTGCTGCGCCGGGTGGAGCGGGCCGCGCTGGCCGCCACCACGCCGCGCACGGGCATACTCCGCCTCGGCGAGCTGGAGATCGACCACGCGCAGCGCCGGGTCCGGGTGCGCGGCGAGGACGTCCACCTGACGCCGACCGAGTTCGACCTGCTGAGCTGCCTGGCGAACACGCCGCGCGCCGTGCTCTCGCGCGAACAGCTCCTCGCCGAGGTGTGGGACTGGGCCGACGCCTCGGGCACCCGCACCGTGGACAGCCACATCAAGGCGCTGCGCCGCAAGATCGGCGCGGAGCGCATCCGCACGGTCCACGGCGTGGGATACGCGCTGGAGACCCCGGCGCCATGA
- a CDS encoding GNAT family N-acetyltransferase, whose protein sequence is MTATTTADTTTSPEDRAGATTTRALVRAWIDGWIVSRGTSDPMDRPWGWTIDAGTAQHVSRHVLPEPAEDDVRALVAATTAPGTWLKLFAEDDAVRPWTGPGWHFDKPGFLMTLPLGAERPEVPAGYTLTSWTRGGTTRVLVRTTEGHFAARGQIAPTGTHAVADQIETSPDHRRRGLGSLVMRTLQNTAYEAGATTGILVGTPEGRALYTALGWVTRSPMASLYFKPSEG, encoded by the coding sequence ATGACGGCGACGACGACAGCGGACACCACCACCAGCCCCGAGGACCGGGCGGGCGCGACCACGACCCGCGCGCTCGTGCGCGCTTGGATCGACGGCTGGATCGTGTCGCGCGGAACGTCCGACCCGATGGACCGCCCGTGGGGCTGGACCATCGACGCCGGCACCGCCCAGCACGTCTCGCGCCACGTCCTGCCCGAACCCGCCGAGGACGACGTCCGCGCGCTGGTGGCGGCCACGACCGCGCCGGGCACCTGGCTGAAGCTGTTCGCCGAGGACGACGCCGTGCGGCCCTGGACCGGCCCGGGCTGGCACTTCGACAAGCCCGGCTTCCTGATGACGCTCCCGCTCGGCGCCGAGCGGCCCGAGGTCCCCGCCGGCTACACCCTCACCTCGTGGACGCGCGGCGGCACCACCCGGGTCCTGGTCCGCACCACCGAGGGCCACTTCGCGGCCCGCGGCCAGATCGCCCCGACCGGCACCCACGCCGTCGCCGACCAGATCGAGACCTCCCCCGACCACCGGCGCCGGGGCCTGGGCAGCCTGGTGATGCGCACCCTCCAGAACACCGCGTACGAGGCGGGCGCCACCACCGGCATCCTCGTCGGCACCCCCGAGGGCCGGGCCCTGTACACCGCCCTCGGCTGGGTGACGCGCTCGCCCATGGCGAGCCTGTACTTCAAGCCGTCCGAGGGCTGA
- a CDS encoding rhomboid-like protein, whose translation MPVSVPGGAAAAPALLPESVPGVRAALLGAGRLLPSPRSTPFAFGYVVLLLATSLYGEYGDPETVSALLRGSSTDVAHLSTTPVLTIFASALWIAGGMASPYALVFLFVLAALERRIGGWRTAGVFLLGHVVATLATEGPVALSVLAGHLPESSLHRLDYGISFGLMATVGALAGLLTPFLRWTALAVVGVLLVQDLLDMAEPLAAWGHPVALLVGVACWPAARRVRVTPYP comes from the coding sequence GTGCCGGTGAGCGTCCCCGGGGGCGCCGCGGCCGCGCCGGCCCTGCTGCCCGAGAGCGTTCCCGGCGTACGGGCCGCGCTGCTCGGCGCCGGACGGCTGCTGCCCTCGCCGCGCTCCACGCCGTTCGCCTTCGGCTATGTGGTGCTGCTCCTGGCCACCTCGCTCTACGGCGAGTACGGCGATCCGGAGACCGTCAGCGCCCTGCTGCGCGGGTCGAGCACCGATGTGGCCCACCTGTCGACGACACCGGTCCTGACGATCTTCGCGAGCGCGCTGTGGATAGCCGGGGGGATGGCCTCCCCGTACGCGCTGGTCTTCCTCTTCGTCTTGGCCGCCCTGGAGCGCCGCATCGGCGGCTGGCGCACGGCCGGGGTCTTTCTGCTCGGGCACGTGGTGGCCACCCTGGCGACCGAGGGCCCGGTCGCCCTTTCGGTGCTCGCCGGGCACCTGCCCGAGAGCTCCCTGCACCGCCTGGACTACGGCATCAGCTTCGGCCTGATGGCCACGGTCGGCGCCCTGGCCGGGCTGCTCACCCCGTTTCTGCGCTGGACGGCCCTGGCCGTGGTGGGCGTCCTGCTGGTCCAGGATCTCCTCGACATGGCGGAACCGCTGGCGGCCTGGGGCCACCCCGTCGCCCTCCTGGTGGGCGTGGCCTGCTGGCCGGCGGCACGGCGCGTACGCGTCACGCCGTACCCCTGA
- a CDS encoding spermidine synthase — translation MNDIATLDRRQGPHGEVVLRQRGAHYEIIANGCFLMDTSDGRSERLLVDAAYATLSPGTTRPSLLIGGLGVGFSLVHAAQDPRWGQIAVVEREQAIIDWHGTGPLGAISGPALSDSRTRIIQADLVDYVRTAQETYDALCLDIDNGPEWTVTEGNGGLYSPAGLAHCARRLRPGGVLAVWSAQPSPAFEQALRNAGFTGVHTEEIRVARGVPDVVHLGVRPA, via the coding sequence ATGAACGACATCGCCACCCTCGACCGGCGGCAGGGGCCGCACGGGGAAGTCGTGCTGCGGCAGCGCGGCGCGCACTACGAGATCATCGCCAACGGGTGCTTCCTCATGGACACTTCGGACGGCCGCTCGGAACGCCTGCTCGTCGATGCGGCGTACGCCACACTTTCGCCGGGCACCACCCGGCCCTCCCTCCTCATCGGCGGACTGGGCGTCGGCTTCTCCCTCGTCCACGCGGCGCAGGACCCGCGCTGGGGCCAAATCGCCGTGGTGGAGAGGGAACAGGCCATCATCGACTGGCACGGCACGGGTCCACTTGGCGCCATTTCGGGCCCGGCCCTGTCCGATTCCCGCACCCGGATCATCCAGGCCGATCTGGTCGATTACGTACGTACCGCCCAAGAGACCTACGACGCGCTCTGCCTCGACATCGACAACGGGCCCGAATGGACCGTCACCGAGGGCAACGGCGGACTGTACTCACCGGCCGGACTCGCCCACTGCGCACGGCGGTTGAGGCCCGGCGGGGTGCTGGCCGTCTGGTCGGCGCAGCCCTCCCCCGCCTTCGAGCAGGCCCTGCGGAATGCCGGATTCACCGGGGTACATACCGAAGAGATCCGAGTTGCCCGGGGCGTCCCTGACGTGGTCCATCTCGGCGTTCGCCCTGCGTAG
- a CDS encoding lysozyme: MPVHRSGTARRGPLAAAGILLSSLALVLGSTGTSGAADTPERGSASLGMGVARHDGVGPLPRDTRTVQTEGVDTSSHNGNVAWSTLWNSGVKWAYVKATEGTYYTNPSFAQQYNGSYDVGMIRGAYHFATPDTASGASQANYFVDHGGGWSRDGRTLPGALDIEWNPYGAACYGKSAAGMVSWIHDFLNQYRARTGRDAVIYTATSWWTQCTGNSAAFGGSNPLWIARYNTDPGTLPAGWDYQTMWQYTSSGPTVGDHSRFNGAYDRLQALANG, translated from the coding sequence ATGCCCGTGCACAGATCCGGAACGGCCCGCCGCGGCCCCCTCGCCGCGGCCGGGATCCTCCTCTCCTCCCTCGCCCTCGTCCTCGGTTCCACCGGCACCTCGGGGGCCGCCGACACCCCGGAGCGCGGCTCCGCGAGCCTGGGTATGGGCGTCGCGCGGCACGACGGGGTGGGCCCGCTGCCCCGTGACACCCGCACGGTGCAGACGGAGGGCGTCGACACCAGCAGCCACAACGGCAACGTCGCCTGGTCCACGCTGTGGAACAGCGGCGTGAAGTGGGCCTACGTCAAGGCCACCGAGGGCACCTACTACACCAACCCCTCCTTCGCCCAGCAGTACAACGGCTCGTACGACGTCGGCATGATCCGGGGCGCCTACCACTTCGCCACCCCGGACACCGCGAGCGGCGCCTCCCAGGCCAACTACTTCGTGGACCACGGCGGCGGCTGGTCGCGCGACGGACGGACCCTGCCCGGCGCGCTCGACATCGAGTGGAACCCGTACGGCGCGGCCTGCTACGGCAAGTCGGCGGCCGGGATGGTCAGCTGGATCCACGACTTCCTCAACCAGTACCGGGCCCGCACCGGCCGCGACGCGGTGATCTACACCGCCACCAGCTGGTGGACCCAGTGCACCGGCAACTCGGCCGCGTTCGGCGGCTCCAACCCGCTGTGGATCGCCCGCTACAACACCGACCCGGGCACCCTTCCGGCCGGCTGGGACTACCAGACGATGTGGCAGTACACCTCGTCCGGCCCGACGGTCGGCGACCACTCCCGGTTCAACGGGGCGTACGACCGGCTCCAGGCGCTCGCCAACGGCTGA
- a CDS encoding HAMP domain-containing sensor histidine kinase — translation MSRAGDRARQLRGSGERPGWDEPGRRGDWARATRGLRGRIAAGLRSVSISIKTKLGTLVVVSVFITTGLLMVALQTRTELRFITVFSVIATLLITQFVAHGLTAPLDEMNTVARAISHGDYTRRVRGADRRDELGDLAGTINRMADDLEAVDRHRKELVANVSHELRTPIAALRAVLENVVDGVSAADPETMRTALKQTERLGRLVETLLDLSRLDNGVVTLRAQRFEVWPYLSGVLKEANLAAAQRGLSSGSGNHQRTDVHLHLDVSPPELTAHADAERLHQVVANLIDNAVKHSPPHGRVTVRARRGPQPESLDLEVLDEGPGIPQSEWHRVFERFNRGTAPSPHGPGSDGGTGLGLAIARWAVDLHGGRIGVAESARGCRIQVTLPGIPRQQS, via the coding sequence ATGAGCCGGGCCGGAGACCGGGCCCGGCAGCTGCGCGGCAGCGGTGAGCGGCCCGGCTGGGACGAACCGGGCCGCCGCGGCGACTGGGCCCGGGCCACCCGGGGGCTGCGCGGCCGGATAGCGGCCGGGCTGCGGTCGGTCTCGATATCGATCAAGACCAAGCTCGGCACGCTCGTCGTGGTCTCCGTGTTCATCACCACAGGGCTGCTCATGGTCGCCCTCCAGACCCGCACCGAGCTCCGCTTCATCACGGTCTTCTCGGTGATAGCGACCCTGCTGATCACCCAGTTCGTGGCGCACGGGCTCACCGCCCCGCTGGACGAGATGAACACCGTGGCCCGCGCCATCTCGCACGGCGACTACACCCGCCGGGTGCGCGGCGCCGACCGCAGGGACGAGCTGGGCGACCTGGCGGGCACCATCAACCGCATGGCCGACGACCTGGAGGCCGTGGACCGCCACCGCAAGGAACTCGTGGCGAATGTCTCGCACGAGCTGCGCACGCCCATCGCGGCGCTGCGGGCGGTCCTGGAGAACGTCGTGGACGGCGTCTCAGCCGCCGACCCCGAGACGATGCGTACGGCCCTCAAGCAGACCGAGCGCCTGGGCCGGCTCGTGGAAACGCTCCTGGACCTGTCCCGCCTCGACAACGGCGTCGTGACCCTGCGCGCCCAGCGCTTCGAGGTGTGGCCGTATCTGTCGGGCGTCCTGAAGGAGGCCAACCTGGCGGCCGCGCAGCGGGGGCTCTCCTCCGGTTCGGGCAACCACCAGCGGACCGACGTCCATCTGCACCTGGACGTGTCGCCGCCGGAGCTGACCGCGCACGCGGACGCGGAGCGGCTGCACCAGGTCGTGGCGAACCTCATCGACAACGCCGTCAAGCACTCCCCGCCGCACGGCCGCGTCACCGTACGGGCGAGGCGCGGCCCGCAGCCCGAGTCGCTGGACCTGGAGGTCCTGGACGAGGGGCCGGGCATCCCGCAGTCGGAGTGGCACCGGGTGTTCGAGCGGTTCAACCGCGGCACCGCGCCCTCCCCGCACGGCCCGGGCAGCGACGGTGGCACCGGGCTCGGCCTGGCCATCGCGCGCTGGGCGGTGGATCTGCACGGTGGCCGGATCGGAGTGGCTGAATCCGCCCGCGGCTGCCGGATCCAGGTCACCCTCCCGGGGATTCCCCGCCAGCAAAGTTGA
- the lon gene encoding endopeptidase La: MATESTANTPTALPVLPLDDEVVLPGMVVPLDLSDAEVRAAVEAAQAAAGADAGKPQVLLVPRIDGTYAGTGVLGTVEQVGRLSDGDPGALIRGRRRVRIGAGTTGPGAALWVRGTQVEEALPEPLPGQVTELVKEYKALATDWLKKRGAWQVVDRVQQIEGVSALADNAGYSPFLTTAQKVELLEASDPVARLKLATEQLREHLAEQDVAEAIAKDVQEGVDKQQREFLLRRQLDAVRKELRELNGEGGEEDESDDYRARVEAADLPEKVREAALKEVDKLERASDQSPEGSWIRTWLDTVLELPWNETTEDVYDIRGARAVLDAEHAGLADVKDRITEYLAVRKRRAERGLGVVGGRRGGAVLALVGPPGVGKTSLGESVAHAMGRKFVRVALGGVRDEAEIRGHRRTYVGALPGRIVRAIKEAGSMNPVVLLDEIDKVGSDFRGDPAAALLEVLDPAQNHTFRDHYLEVELDLSDVVFLATANVLEAIPEALLDRMELVRLDGYTEDEKVVIARDHLLPRQLERAGLETGEVVLEDASLRKLAGEYTREAGVRNLERSIARLLRKVAAEHELKQRELPFTITPDDLRALIGRPHHVPESAQDPAERRTAVPGVATGLAVTGAGGDVLFVEASLADPETGAAGLTLTGQLGDVMKESARIALSFLRSHGAELELPVGDLKDRGVHVHFPAGAVPKDGPSAGVTLVTALSSLLSGRLVRTDVAMTGEVSLTGRVLPIGGLKQKLLAAHRAGITTVVIPKRNEADLDDVPAEVLKTLEVHPVTDVRQVLEIALAPAEVAVAAAA; encoded by the coding sequence ATGGCTACCGAGTCCACGGCGAACACACCGACCGCCCTGCCCGTGCTGCCGCTCGACGACGAGGTCGTGCTGCCCGGCATGGTGGTTCCGCTGGACCTGTCCGATGCCGAGGTGCGCGCCGCCGTCGAGGCGGCTCAGGCCGCTGCCGGGGCCGATGCGGGCAAGCCGCAGGTGCTGCTCGTGCCGCGGATCGACGGAACGTATGCCGGGACCGGTGTGCTGGGGACCGTCGAGCAGGTGGGACGGCTCTCCGACGGTGACCCGGGCGCCCTCATCCGGGGCCGCCGCCGGGTGCGGATCGGGGCCGGGACCACCGGCCCCGGAGCGGCCCTGTGGGTGCGGGGCACCCAGGTCGAGGAGGCGCTGCCCGAGCCGCTGCCGGGCCAGGTGACCGAACTGGTCAAGGAGTACAAGGCGCTCGCCACCGACTGGCTGAAGAAGCGCGGTGCCTGGCAGGTCGTCGACCGCGTCCAGCAGATCGAGGGCGTCTCCGCGCTCGCCGACAACGCCGGATACTCGCCGTTCCTCACCACCGCCCAGAAGGTCGAGCTGCTGGAGGCCAGTGACCCGGTGGCCCGGCTCAAGCTCGCCACCGAGCAGCTCCGCGAGCACCTCGCCGAGCAGGACGTCGCCGAGGCCATCGCCAAGGACGTCCAGGAGGGCGTGGACAAGCAGCAGCGCGAGTTCCTGCTGCGCCGCCAGCTCGACGCCGTGCGCAAGGAGCTGCGCGAGCTCAACGGGGAGGGCGGCGAGGAGGACGAGAGCGACGACTACCGCGCCCGCGTCGAAGCCGCCGACCTGCCCGAGAAGGTCCGCGAGGCCGCCCTCAAGGAGGTCGACAAGCTGGAGCGCGCCAGCGACCAGTCGCCCGAGGGCTCCTGGATCCGCACCTGGCTGGACACCGTCCTTGAACTCCCCTGGAACGAGACGACCGAGGACGTGTACGACATCCGGGGCGCGCGTGCCGTCCTGGACGCCGAGCACGCGGGCCTGGCCGACGTGAAGGACCGCATCACCGAGTACCTCGCCGTGCGCAAGCGGCGTGCCGAGCGCGGGCTCGGGGTCGTCGGCGGCCGCCGGGGCGGCGCCGTGCTCGCCCTGGTGGGGCCGCCCGGCGTCGGCAAGACCTCGCTCGGCGAGTCCGTGGCGCACGCCATGGGCCGCAAGTTCGTGCGCGTCGCCCTCGGCGGCGTACGCGACGAGGCCGAGATCCGCGGACACCGCCGCACCTACGTCGGCGCCCTGCCCGGCCGGATCGTACGGGCCATCAAGGAGGCCGGGTCGATGAACCCGGTCGTGCTGCTCGACGAGATCGACAAGGTGGGCTCCGACTTCCGGGGCGACCCGGCCGCCGCCCTGCTCGAAGTCCTCGACCCCGCGCAGAACCACACCTTCCGCGACCACTACCTGGAGGTCGAGCTCGACCTCAGCGACGTGGTCTTCCTGGCCACCGCCAACGTCCTGGAAGCCATCCCCGAGGCGCTGCTCGACCGCATGGAACTGGTCAGGCTGGACGGCTACACCGAGGACGAGAAGGTCGTCATCGCCCGGGACCACCTGCTGCCGCGCCAGCTGGAGCGGGCCGGACTCGAAACCGGTGAGGTCGTCCTCGAAGACGCCTCGCTGCGCAAGCTCGCGGGCGAGTACACCCGGGAAGCGGGCGTACGGAACCTGGAGCGCTCCATCGCCCGGCTGCTGCGCAAGGTGGCCGCCGAGCACGAACTGAAGCAGCGCGAGCTGCCGTTCACCATCACGCCGGACGATCTGCGGGCCCTGATCGGGCGCCCGCACCACGTGCCCGAGTCCGCCCAGGACCCGGCCGAGCGGCGCACCGCGGTGCCGGGCGTGGCCACCGGCCTCGCCGTCACCGGGGCCGGCGGGGACGTGCTGTTCGTCGAGGCCTCGCTCGCCGACCCGGAGACGGGTGCGGCGGGCCTGACCCTCACCGGTCAGCTCGGCGACGTGATGAAGGAGTCGGCCCGGATCGCGCTGAGCTTCCTGCGCTCGCACGGGGCCGAACTGGAGCTTCCCGTAGGGGACTTGAAGGACCGGGGTGTGCACGTCCACTTCCCGGCGGGCGCGGTCCCCAAGGACGGTCCGAGCGCCGGCGTCACCCTGGTCACCGCGCTGTCCTCGCTCCTGTCCGGGCGCCTGGTCCGCACCGACGTGGCGATGACCGGTGAGGTGTCGCTGACCGGGCGGGTGCTGCCGATCGGCGGCCTCAAGCAGAAGCTGCTCGCCGCGCACCGGGCCGGGATCACCACCGTCGTGATCCCGAAGCGCAACGAGGCGGACCTGGACGACGTCCCGGCGGAGGTCCTCAAGACGCTGGAGGTCCACCCCGTGACCGACGTCCGCCAGGTCCTGGAGATCGCCCTCGCCCCGGCGGAGGTGGCGGTGGCTGCGGCCGCCTGA
- a CDS encoding trypsin-like serine peptidase: MRRLGAVCRAVALIMVVTSGGAGCGWSAASSPQAEGTPGDEGAPPPGTRSSAVPAGKVASVGVLVNGDDHNCTASVVNSPRGNVVATAAHCATGLPLDSLEFAPGFSGAGKGTFPYGKWKVRAVQVDERWTTDHEDGADYAFLTVEPDARGRSVQSVVGSSAPEWSAGPDQRVTVVGYPDEDHNPGNRPVMCTADVHRDPDEAAMLRMECAGFWVGTSGSPWLVDYRGPDRLGRIVGVLSGGDTDVESTAALFDAKARSVYERATRA, from the coding sequence ATGCGCAGGTTGGGAGCGGTGTGCCGGGCGGTTGCCCTGATCATGGTCGTCACGTCCGGCGGCGCGGGCTGCGGCTGGTCGGCGGCGTCCTCGCCGCAGGCCGAGGGGACACCGGGCGACGAGGGCGCGCCGCCCCCCGGGACCCGGAGCAGCGCGGTGCCGGCCGGGAAGGTGGCGTCGGTCGGCGTGCTGGTCAACGGCGACGACCACAACTGCACGGCCAGCGTCGTGAACAGCCCGCGCGGCAATGTCGTCGCCACCGCCGCGCACTGCGCGACCGGCCTTCCGCTGGACTCGCTGGAGTTCGCGCCCGGCTTCTCCGGGGCCGGCAAGGGAACGTTCCCGTACGGGAAGTGGAAGGTGCGGGCGGTCCAGGTCGACGAGCGGTGGACCACCGACCACGAGGACGGGGCGGACTACGCCTTCCTCACGGTGGAACCGGACGCCCGGGGCCGCAGCGTGCAGAGCGTGGTCGGCTCCTCGGCGCCCGAGTGGAGCGCGGGCCCCGACCAGCGGGTGACCGTCGTCGGCTATCCCGACGAGGACCACAACCCCGGGAACCGGCCGGTCATGTGCACCGCCGACGTCCATCGCGACCCCGACGAGGCCGCGATGCTGCGGATGGAGTGCGCGGGCTTCTGGGTCGGCACCAGCGGCAGCCCCTGGCTGGTGGACTACCGGGGGCCGGACCGGCTCGGCCGGATCGTCGGCGTGCTGAGCGGCGGCGACACCGACGTCGAGTCGACGGCCGCCCTCTTCGACGCGAAGGCCCGCTCGGTGTACGAGCGGGCCACTCGGGCCTAG